The Maylandia zebra isolate NMK-2024a linkage group LG7, Mzebra_GT3a, whole genome shotgun sequence genome contains a region encoding:
- the ndor1 gene encoding NADPH-dependent diflavin oxidoreductase 1: MSNPALLVLYGSQTGTAQDTAQRLARQAQRRRLRVRVMPLDDYNVANLITESLVVFVCSTTGQGDPPDNMKNFWRFLFKKSLPAGSLSQLDCAILGLGDSSYPKFNFVAKKLHKRLLQLGACVLLPVGLADDQHDLGADAVIDPWFASFWGKVSTLYPTLSGMMPLREDEPLPPTYTFHFLDDMQEKEEVQLRIPMDQTVPSQSHPFPARMVFNRRVTEPSHFQDVRHIELDVTGSNIEFAAGDVVMMRPCNAPEDVQQFCQLLKLDPETRFTLSPTDNTAVPARLPQPCTVRHLVESYLDIAAVPRRSFFELLSTFATNELEREKLAEFSSAAGQDELHNYCNRPRRTMLEVLADFPHTTAELKVDYLLDLFPEIQPRSFSIASSLRAHPNRIQVLVAVVCYKTKLYKPRKGLCSSWLASLDPAQGDVYVPLWVKKGSLKFPSDKETPVIMVGPGTGVAPFRSVLQERTAEGRTANVLFFGCRSKSKDFYFRTEWEEMMEAGFLTLFTAFSRDQEAKVYVQHRVRDNGELLWDLIANKNACFYIAGNAKQMPASVCDALKEAFQQAGGVSAEEAEQMLATMEKTGRFQSETWS, translated from the exons ATGTCAAATCCTGCCCTGCTCGTTCTGTACGGGAGTCAGACCGGGACAGCTCAGGACACGGCACAGAGGCTTGCCCGGCAGGCACAGAGACGGCGGCTGCGGGTCCGAGTGATGCCGCTGGACGACTACAATGTG GCCAACCTGATCACCGAGTCTCTGGTCGTCTTTGTTTGCTCCACTACTGGTCAGGGAGATCCTCCCGACAACATGAAG AATTTCTGGCGGTTCCTCTTTAAGAAGTCTTTACCTGCCGGCTCTCTGAGTCAGCTCGACTGCGCCATCCTGGGCCTGGGAGACTCCTCGTATCCAAA GTTCAACTTTGTGGCCAAGAAGCTTCATAAGCGCCTCCTGCAGCTCGGTGCCTGCGTGCTGCTGCCCGTGGGGCTGGCTGATGACCAGCATGACCTCGG AGCGGACGCTGTGATCGACCCCTGGTTTGCTTCGTTTTGGGGGAAAGTGTCGACTCTTTACCCGACTCTGTCCGGCATGATGCCGCTGAGGGAAGACGAGCC ACTTCCTCCAACCTACACGTTCCACTTCCTGGACGACAtgcaagagaaggaggaggtcCAGCTGAGGATTCCCATGGATCAAACTGTCCCCTCCCAGTCTCACCCATTTCCTGCCAGAATGGTGTTCAACAGGAGGGTGACGGAGCCGTCGCACTTCCAGGACGTCAGGCACATTGAGTTAGACGTCACTGGGTCCAACATTGA GTTTGCTGCCGGTGACGTGGTGATGATGCGCCCATGTAACGCCCCTGAGGATGTGCAGCAGTTCTGCCAGCTGCTGAAATTGGACCCAGAGACCCGGTTCACTCTCAGCCCCACAGACAACACTGCAG TCCCAGCCAGGCTTCCTCAGCCCTGCACGGTGCGCCACCTGGTGGAGAGTTACCTGGATATCGCCGCTGTGCCTCGCCGCTCCTTCTTCGAGCTGCTGTCCACCTTCGCCACCAACGAGCTGGAGCGGGAGAAGCTGGCCGAGTTCAGCTCAGCGGCGGGCCAGGATGAGCTGCATAACTACTGCAACCGACCCCGACGCACCATGCTGGAG GTCCTGGCAGATTTCCCTCACACCACAGCAGAACTCAAAGTGGACTATCTCCTGGACCTTTTCCCTGAGATCCAGCCTCGCTCCTTCTCCATCGCCTCCTCTCTGCGG GCCCACCCAAACAGGATTCAGGTCCTGGTTGCTGTTGTTTGCTACAAAACCAAACTGTATAAACCTCGAAAAGGCCTCTGCTCCTCCTGGTTAGCCTCTCTGGATCCTGCACAAG GCGATGTGTATGTGCCTTTGTGGGTGAAGAAGGGAAGTCTGAAGTTCCCCTCAGACAAGGAGACCCCGGTGATCATGGTGGGACCTGGAACAGGAGTGGCCCCCTTCAGATCGGTGTTACAGGAGAGGACCGCTGAGGGGAGAACTG CTAACGTCCTCTTCTTCGGCTGCCGCTCCAAGTCCAAAGACTTCTACTTCAGGACAGAGTgggaggagatgatggaggCTGGATTCCTCACCCTCTTCACGGCCTTCTCTCGAGACCAG GAGGCAAAGGTGTATGTGCAGCACCGTGTGAGGGACAATGGTGAGCTCCTGTGGGACCTGATCGCCAATAAAAACGCCTGTTTTTACATCGCTGG CAACGCTAAACAGATGCCAGCCAGTGTGTGCGACGCCCTCAAAGAGGCGTTCCAGCAGGCGGGAGGTGTGTCCGCTGAAGAAGCCGAGCAGATGCTGGCGACCATGGAGAAGACGGGTCGGTTTCAGAGCGAGACCTGGTCGTGA